TGCTGATCTTTTTGTTCTCAAATGGGAACAAAGCTTACGAGATCTAAGAGAAAAAAGGGGCGAAAGAGGCTTATTTATTTATCGAGCTTATCTCCGATTACCGCTTGCTCGTTATAGTTTTTTCCCGTTATTCTAAAAGTTTAAAAGGGAGCAAACAATGAACAAGCTGATTTTAATGCGTCATGGGCAATCTGAATGGAACCGACTGAATCTGTTTACGGGGTGGGTTGATATCCCGCTCTCGGGTCAGGGAATTAAGGAAGCTTTGGCAGGAGGGGATCGGATTAAAGATATCCCGATCGACATTATTTTTACCACCTCGCTTATGCGGGCTCAAATGACTGCCATGTTGGCGATGAGCCGTCACTCCTCTGGCAAAACCCCTGTCATTTTACATCCTCAACAAAGCAGGCTTAAAGAATGGGGAAAAATTTATGGCAAATCTGCAGAAGAAGCGTGCATTCCTGTCATCTGTGCCTGGGAATTAAACGAAAGAATGTATGGGGAGTTGCAAGGGCTGAATAAAGCGGAAACTGCGGAAAAATTTGGGGCAGAACAGGTAAGAATATGGCGTAGAAGTTTTGATATCCCTCCCCCCAATGGGGAGAGTTTGAAAATGACAGCTGCTCGCTCCATCCCTTATTTTGAAGAAAATATTTTGCCTTGCTTGCTAGAAGGAAAGAATGTTTTTGTTTCTGCTCATGGGAATTCTTTGCGTTCCATCCTGATGTATTTAGACAAGCTATCGCCTGAAGAAGTTTTAAACCTTGAATTAGCCACAGGAGAGCCTATTTTTTATACGTTCCAAAATGGTAAAATAGCTAGAGAGTAAACGATATGCCCGGTGGAATTTATTTGGACAATAATCTTGTGACGCGCCCTTCTCAAAAAGCTGTCAGCGAGATGCTTCCTTTTTTAACTGATCGCTGGGGAACCCCTTCGGCTCCTCATCGAATGGGGCAAGAGCTTTTTCCCGCAATGACTGAAAGCTATAAAGCCTTATATACTTTAATGGGGGCAAAAGAGGTAGATGACATTATTTTCACGTCGTCAGGAGAAGAAGCAGTTAACCATGTTTTCATGTCGGCTTTTCACGATATCGTTTTGCCTACCGGTAAAAACCAACTCATTTGCGCCTCTCAGGATGAAGCACCTGCTCTCATGTCCATTAGCCGTTTAGAACAGCATGGGTGTGTGGGTAAATTGGTGT
The Parachlamydia sp. AcF125 genome window above contains:
- a CDS encoding 2,3-bisphosphoglycerate-dependent phosphoglycerate mutase, whose translation is MNKLILMRHGQSEWNRLNLFTGWVDIPLSGQGIKEALAGGDRIKDIPIDIIFTTSLMRAQMTAMLAMSRHSSGKTPVILHPQQSRLKEWGKIYGKSAEEACIPVICAWELNERMYGELQGLNKAETAEKFGAEQVRIWRRSFDIPPPNGESLKMTAARSIPYFEENILPCLLEGKNVFVSAHGNSLRSILMYLDKLSPEEVLNLELATGEPIFYTFQNGKIARE